A window of the Archocentrus centrarchus isolate MPI-CPG fArcCen1 chromosome 17, fArcCen1, whole genome shotgun sequence genome harbors these coding sequences:
- the LOC115795282 gene encoding tripartite motif-containing protein 16-like, producing MPQLDQEKLCCSICLELLKDPVTLPCGHSYCRICIKNHWDGEDHKGVHTCPQCRKNFIPRPVLGKNTMLAELVEELKNTELQAAPPDHDTYAGPGDVPCDFCTGKKQKATNSCLQCLVSYCDIHLQPHFDSQAFQSHKLVKASANLQENICSLHSKVKEDFCRNDKQCICYLCSMNEHKGHDIVSIVAERDERQNELDLCRKNIQERIQDLEKDLAVLQNQMGVISGSADEAARNCQMMFSQLVQLIERRSSEVQHQIRSQQETEAHRVKELDKKLQHEISELKKKEYELEQLSYTEDHNQFLLTFYTLPALSESTHSNTDVHPLSFKEVTAGVSRLKEKLQDLLSQDWNKISLTEGEVLPRPAEPRASMKQQTHLVLPPQQQPPAFRPQEGPTPTAYQHRVVPPPPQQPPSFKPQEGPTPTAYQQPRVVPPTPQQPPSFKPQEGPTPIAYQQPRVVPPDAAVFVPKAQHKNSLKQTPLGPPEDPKSLVPQQPALIPQPVSFAPPAEPKTRGEFLHYSLQITMDPNTMSKWLSLSEGNRKVTYMKKEQLYSDHPERFSDSFQVLSREALTGRHYWEVKWNKFVSVAVAYKSISRTGIESEFGFNDKSWALWCRNNEFKHGNNCTFVSVPQSCKIGVYVDHSAGVLCFFSVSVSDSMTLLHKVETTFTEPLHAGLWVCSGYAKLI from the coding sequence ATGCCTCAACTGGACCAAGAGAAGTTGTGCTGCTCAATCTGTCTGGAACTTCTGAAGGATCCAGTGACTCTTCCCTGCGGGCACAGCTACTGCAGAATCTGCATTAAAAATCACTGGGATGGAGAGGATCACAAGGGAGTTCACACTTGTCCTCAGTGCAGAAAAAACTTCATACCACGGCCAGTCCTGGGAAAAAACACCATGTTAGCAGAGTTAGTGGAAGAGCTGAAGAACACTGAGCTCCAAGCTGCTCCTCCTGATCATGACACCTATGCTGGACCTGGAGATGtgccctgtgatttctgcacTGGGAAGAAGCAGAAAGCCACCAACTCCTGTTTGCAGTGTCTGGTCTCTTACTGTGACATACATCTCCAGCCTCACTTTGATTCCCAGGCCTTTCAAAGCCACAAGTTGGTTAAAGCCTCAGCAAACCTCCAGGAAAACATCTGCTCTCTTCACAGTAAAGTGAAAGAAGATTTCTGCCGCAATGATAAGCAATGTATCTGCTACCTCTGCTCTATGAACGAACACAAAGGCCATGATATTGTCTCAATCGTggcagagagagatgagaggcAGAATGAGCTTGATCTGTGCCGGAAAAACATCCAGGAGAGAATCCAAGACTTGGAGAAAGATCTCGCAGTGCTTCAGAATCAGATGGGGGTCATCAGTGGTTCTGCAGATGAAGCAGCAAGAAATTGCCAGATGATGTTCAGCCAGCTGGTGCAACTCATTGAGAGACGAAGCTCCGAAGTGCAGCACCAGATCAGATCCCAACAGGAAACCGAAGCACATCGGGTCAAAGAGCTAGACAAGAAGTTGCAGCATGAGATCTCtgagctgaagaaaaaagaatatgAGCTGGAGCAGCTTTCTTACACAGAGGATCACAACCAATTTCTTCTCACTTTTTACACGCTGCCAGCGCTCAGTGAATCTACGCACTCCAACACTGATGTCCATCCGCTGAGCTTTAaggaggtgacggcaggtgtcTCACGGCTCAAAGAGAAACTGCAAGACCTTCTGAGTCAGGACTGGAACAAGATCTCACTGACTGAAGGAGAGGTGTTACCAAGACCAGCAGAGCCCAGGGCTTCaatgaaacaacaaacacatttgGTGCTACcaccacaacaacaaccacCAGCATTCAGACCACAAGAAGGGCCCACACCTACAGCCTATCAACATCGTGTggtcccaccaccaccacaacaacCACCATCTTTCAAACCACAAGAAGGGCCCACACCTACAGCCTATCAACAACCACGTGTGGTGCCACCAACACCACAACAACCACCATCTTTCAAACCACAAGAAGGGCCCACACCTATAGCCTATCAACAACCACGTGTGGTGCCACCAGatgctgcagtttttgtgcCAAAAGCACAGCACAAGAACTCGCTGAAACAAACACCTTTGGGGCCCCCAGAGGACCCCAAGAGTTTAGTGCCACAACAGCCAGCTTTGATACCACAACCAGTATCTTTTGCACCACCAGCAGAGCCCAAGACCAGAGGTGAGTTCTTACATTATTCACTTCAAATCACGATGGATCCAAACACAATGAGCAAATGGCTGTCACTATCTGAGGGGAACAGGAAGGTCACATACATGAAGAAAGAACAGTTGTATTCTGATCATCCAGAGAGATTCAGCGACAGCTTTCAGGTCCTGAGCAGAGAGGCTCTGACTGGACGGCATTACTGGGAGGTGAAGTGGAACAAGTTTGTTTCAGTCGCAGTCGCCTACAAGAGCATCAGCAGAACAGGAATTGAAAGTGAATTTGGATTTAATGACAAGTCCTGGGCATTATGGTGTCGCAATAATGAATTCAAACATGGCAACAACTGCACCTTCGTCTCAGTTCCTCAATCCTGCAAAATAGGAGTATACGTGGATCACAGCGCAGGTGTCCTGTgcttcttctctgtctctgtctctgactCCATGACTCTGCTTCACAAAGTGGAGACCACATTCACTGAGCCTCTCCATGCTGGACTCTGGGTTTGTTCTGGATATGCCAAGTTGATCTAG
- the LOC115795519 gene encoding zinc finger protein 239-like yields MGGRLKEQVLTDQQLCDQKMNSSEDREEPKPLQIKEEQEEVCTSQEDEQLILKEEDADSFLVTTYEESDHSEPESNGHQLFSDRAPCSSPVAESQCDADTSKKPFKCNVCGKAFKKNSYVKEHQKIHSGEKPYSCQTCEKSFTRRAHLLGHMRTHTGEKPYSCETCGKGFTQSSHLLSHMRLHTGEKPYACEICGKGFIQRGHLLVHVRTHTDEKPHTCEECGKSFRFSGTLSVHMRTHTGEKPYSCKACGKSFRQKKILSVHMRTHTGEKPYSCKTCGKGFTQKSDLTIHERTHTGEKPYPCKACGKSFRQKNILSVHMRTHTGEKPYSCKMCGKSFRQKSILSVHMKTHTGEELYPCETCGTTFRSSRSLLDHLDTHTFEES; encoded by the exons ATGGGTGGGAGGCTCAAG GAGCAGGTTCTCACTGACCAGCAGCTCTGTGACCAGAAGATGAACTCCAGTGAGGACCGGGAGGAGCCGAAGCCTCTGCAGattaaggaggaacaggaagaagtGTGCACCAGTCAAGAGGATGAGCAGCTCATACTGAAGGAGGAGGATGCTGATAGCTTCTTGGTGACTACTTATGAGGAAAGTGACCACAGTGAACCGGAATCAAATGGTCACCAGCTTTTCTCTGATCGTGCTCCCTGCAGCTCTCCTGTGGCAGAGAGTCAGTGTGATGCTGACACAAGTAAAAAGCcttttaaatgtaatgtttgtGGAAAAGCTTTTAAGAAAAATTCTTATGTAAAAGAACATCAGAAAATCCACTCGGGCGAGAAGCCATATTCTTGCCAAACATGTGAGAAAAGTTTCACTCGAAGGGCTCATTTGTTGGGCCACATGCGAACCCACACAGGCGAGAAGCCGTATTCTTGTGAAACATGTGGGAAGGGTTTTACTCAGAGTAGTCATTTGTTGAGCCACATGAGacttcacacaggtgagaagccgtaTGCATGTGAAATATGTGGGAAAGGTTTTATTCAGAGGGGTCACCTGTTGGTCCACGTGAGAACTCACACAGATGAGAAGCCGCATACTTGTgaagaatgtgggaaaagtttccgATTTAGTGGCACTTTGTCGGTGCACATGAGAACTCACACGGGCGAGAAGCCATATTCTTGCAAAGCCTGTGGGAAAAGTTTCCGTCAGAAAAAAATTTTGTCCGTCCACATGCGAACTCACACAGGGGAGAAGCCGTATTCGTGCAAAACATGCGGGAAAGGTTTCACTCAAAAAAGCGATTTAACGATTCACGAGAGAACGCACACGGGTGAGAAGCCGTATCCCTGCAAAGCCTGCGGGAAGAGTTTCCGTCAAAAAAATATCTTGTCGGTGCACATGAGAACGCACACGGGTGAGAAGCCGTATTCATGCAAAATGTGCGGGAAGAGTTTTCGTCAAAAAAGCATCTTGTCTGTCCACATGAAAACGCACACAGGTGAGGAGCTGTATCCCTGTGAAACATGTGGCACGACTTTTAGATCCAGTCGCAGTTTGTTGGACCACTTAGATACGCACACATTTGAGGAGTCGTAG